A region of Plutella xylostella chromosome 29, ilPluXylo3.1, whole genome shotgun sequence DNA encodes the following proteins:
- the LOC105382264 gene encoding mucin-19 isoform X8, with product MWCLHFVAVLAAFGLLAPAYSNVIVRDDGNQFQDEDSQRQVISKNNYQRYSQTNAGNYDQGYNQRNENNGQQQYVNRPRYSQQQGGPVVIQRSTGGRSGSSWNSGLPPHLVEFMKNRLYSSQIRRTQRLQNNQATQQQQVVVPQNQVQYSSAQASAQSSAQSGTVSTTNAQAQAYAAQQAEEAAENKSLEEAEELLLEAEAQEERARQIEQQARQALQAAEIAEAEANQRLIEAERKEQLALARIHHPRGHLAPQTVTATSTAEATAVTQTTSGAPVPVPAAPVVPVVPAAPAVPLAPVPAPAAIVAAPAPVDYVGSPVYFNSAPDAYNAAPVSEYSEVPQGPVATTSYISEASVAPVAPLAPAPVDQQYASATSSSVAQTSQGPALAPTSAGVAQATASAASAVTVATQQEQQANAAFAQARAVVQQAYNNYAQAQVALQQAQTQAIAAAQAAQGPNGNAAAAFAAAQAAQVAQSQFNDAAVQLQQAEEAYAQAQAAQQQAAQSAAAALAAQQQAQALAASEAAAEQAAANAAAAASAQAVANNNAAQAQAAATATAAAATNAANAVTAANAANEQANANAAAAASAVAAQQQNLSQAQAAVVASTQQAQAIATAAAASQAQQQAAVAAAQQAVSTAAAGVNAAGTQLNQANAGLSAALAQVRQAQAALQQAQQAAQQANADAAAAAATNSQAAALAADQAAQNAAYGVYVAQNQLQQAEQAYQAALAAQQQATAVAQAAQSAQQQAASQAAAAQSAATAQAQQVALAQAAAEVAQEQATAQAASAAAANQQAVANAQAAASAQIQAANAQAEASAQAVAAANQAATTQAAVNAANAANAADAAAAAQAAAAAQAANIQATTNAQAAAIAQAAIDAANAANAANAANAANAANAANAANAANAANAASAANAANAANAANAASAANAASAANAANAANAANAINAANAQTAANAQAANAQAAATAEANAEAAALASATSAFPGLLQFLQSLGYGPASAPGSLVLPSLPAAPVVAPTSSAATSISSATAPGYPGAPVSASTTSKSTSLTSAPAGPGAPVTTSTATTSTSTTRVAPGAGVAPVAGVAPVAGVAPVAGVAPGAGVAPGAGVAPVAGVAPGAGVAPGAGVAPVAGVAPGGSSAAVAASSAAIAAAIAQENNAAQVLAQAEANEQQAQAVYQAAITALHQAQAAAQAAFAATQQPNGTADITALNAALQAIQTANNNVNNASVQLHQAHQALAQARVVQRQAQTAVMNAVSLQKQAEHKAAASQAAAAAAATAASQQAAATATAQAQAAQAQAQAAAQANAAAQAEQIAQADAQATAATLAAEQNAAAAATANTSASAGGLQGFLDYLQSLGFGGSAGANAAAGTATSQGTAGAPGSLGGLYGTQGAPGTVLGANGLGGVNGLGGVNGLGGVGGPNGLGGVGGTNGLGGVGAANGLGGLGNVNGLGGSGGLAGLNGLGGVSGVNGLGSLLGLNGLGGVGGANGLTGVVGANGLGGLGGINAALGLTGGVNGALENIGGLNAGGELSALAGLNLGGVGLDGLSGIAGLDGLTDLVGLGGANDLSGLGNQGGVNGLAGLLGLSANGANGGALTIGALGGAAGGQNVPVPTQTVASQSTAGSTVVSQGPGAVVPATTGAAPLVNDTPAQGGLSGLLAYLSSLGLPIPASLTAAINTSGVAPLPLTPAPVAQGVTPGVTPVPVAPGATPVPVSPAVLPVPGIGPTFLNPGVAPAPPAPGALPVPGTGQTFVNPGALPAPVAPGVVPAPLAPVGAPLPLTQGVAPAPVAPGLTPAPVAPVTSTSATSASTVTSAGPTGISAATAAAAAQVRQAVAAERIAAAQVASAQAVVRQAAAACSAAVVAAQAATTAAALEAAQTGYITAVDQYHQAQTNLAQAQATLRQAAAAVTAAVTSQLQASAQASSVAQAAANGAAAATAIQTDAGIQSSVQQLEANASAQAQASAQQAAAAATAEAAAETAFEQATAAAAAQAAAQNAANQAAANAAAQAATTAAGQAAVAQAQSTASGLSAGGAYPGVSGAYTGAPGTYGTTQGAYPGAAGALAGANAYTSSVPSAFPGAAVPGAPALAPGAVGNDYPSILPSFDEYFNGGAASLYPGAGYPGTAGIGGAGYPGYSLYPGSAYPGANTAAGSASSAATTTGAGYPGAPGTATSAATTATTVGAPGAPAGSPGFAYPGAPGTTASTATAASAAATSGAPAGYPGAPAGYPGAPATAASAATATTTSGAGYTGPAYPGASTAAAGSTATTSAGYPGAGSAYASANSSAASQTTSGVPQVSYGLSESPEQCTLVIIKTCNTVTNADGTQNTQCTTRTEPIGA from the exons ATGTGGTGTCTTCATTTCGTCGCCGTTCTGGCGGCATTTGGACTTCTGGCTCCAGCTT aTTCTAATGTTATAGTTAGGGACGATGGAAACCAATTCCAGGATGAAg ATAGTCAAAGACAagttataagtaaaaataattaccAACGTTATTCCCAAACCAATGCTGGAAACTATGACCAGG gaTACAACCAAAGGAATGAAAACAATGGTCAACAACAATATGTCAATA GACCACGATACAGCCAGCAACAAGgag GACCAGTAGTTATTCAAAGGAGTACAGGTGGAAGATCAG GATCTTCCTGGAACAGCGGACTGCCACCTCATCTTgttgaatttatgaaaaatcgTCTATACAgtt CTCAAATTCGTCGTACTCAAAGACTTCAGAATAATCAAGCAACCCAGCAACAGCAAGTCGTAGTCCCCCAAAACCAAGTGCAGTACAGCTCTGCTCAAGCCAGTGCGCAATCAAGTGCGCAAAGTGGGACAGTTAGCACTACCAATGCTCAAGCTCAAGCTTACGCTGCCCAACAAGCTGAGGAAGCCGCCGAAAACAAATCCTTGGAAGAAGCAGAAGAATTGCTCTTGGAAGCTGAAGCTCAAGAAGAGCGTGCTCGTCAAATTGAACAGCAAGCGAGACAGGCGTTGCAAGCAGCTGAAATAGCCGAAGCAGAGGCCAACCAGAGGCTGATAGAAGCTGAGAGGAAGGAACAGCTAGCTTTGGCTAGAATACACCACCCGAGGGGACACTTGGCTCCACAGACCGTAACAGCGACTTCAACTGCTGAAGCTACAGCAGTCACGCAAACAACATCCGGTGCTCCCGTGCCTGTGCCAGCTGCCCCAGTAGTGCCAGTAGTGCCAGCAGCCCCAGCAGTCCCACTAGCACCAGTGCCAGCCCCCGCAGCTATTGTAGCAGCACCAGCACCAGTAGACTACGTCGGATCTCCAGTGTACTTCAACTCAGCACCTGACGCGTATAATGCAGCTCCAGTTTCAGAGTATTCTGAAGTTCCACAAGGACCAGTAGCTACAACCTCATACATATCAGAGGCATCTGTTGCACCAGTCGCACCATTGGCACCAGCTCCAGTTGACCAGCAGTACGCTTCAGCCACGTCATCATCTGTGGCACAAACCTCACAAGGACCAGCGTTGGCTCCAACCTCAGCTGGAGTTGCTCAAGCCACTGCCTCGGCCGCGTCAGCAGTTACTGTCGCCACCCAACAG GAACAGCAAGCCAACGCAGCATTCGCGCAAGCAAGGGCTGTAGTGCAGCAAGCATACAACAACTACGCTCAAGCTCAAGTGGCTCTTCAGCAAGCTCAGACTCAGGCTATCGCCGCTGCGCAGGCTGCTCAAGGACCCAATGGCAACGCAGCCGCAGCATTCGCCGCCGCTCAGGCCGCTCAAGTCGCTCAGAGCCAGTTCAACGATGCCGCCGTTCAG CTCCAACAAGCCGAAGAAGCGTACGCCCAAGCCCAAGCCGCCCAACAACAGGCCGCCCAGTCCGCTGCCGCCGCCCTCGCTGCCCAGCAGCAGGCGCAGGCGCTCGCCGCCAGCGAGGCCGCCGCCGAGCAAGCCGCCGCcaacgccgccgccgccgcttctGCACAG GCCGTAGCAAACAACAACGCCGCACAAGCACAGGCAGCAGccaccgccaccgccgccgcggccACCAACGCAGCCAACGCCGTCACCGCAGCCAACGCTGCTAATGAGCAAGCTAACGCTAACGCAGCGGCTGCCGCAAGCGCCGTCGCAGCTCAACAGCAAAACCTGAGCCAAGCTCAAGCCGCCGTCGTTGCGTCAACCCAGCAAGCCCAAGCCATCGCCACCGCTGCAGCAGCATCACAAGCGCAACAGCAAGCCGCCGTGGCCGCAGCTCAACAAGCTGTCTCTACCGCAGCAGCCGGAGTTAACGCTGCTGGTACACAG ttgaACCAAGCCAACGCCGGTCTTTCGGCAGCATTAGCCCAAGTGAGACAAGCGCAAGCAGCATTGCAGCAAGCACAACAAGCCGCCCAGCAAGCCAAcgccgacgccgccgccgccgccgccaccaacAGTCAAGCCGCAGCTCTTGCCGCCGACCAAGCTGCGCAGAATGCCGCTTACGGTGTCTACGTTGCTCAAAATCAG TTGCAACAAGCCGAGCAAGCATACCAAGCAGCATTGGCAGCTCAGCAGCAAGCCACGGCCGTAGCGCAGGCCGCGCAGTCCGCCCAGCAGCAAGCCGCCAGCCAAGCAGCCGCGGCTCAGTCTGCTGCAACAGCACAG GCACAACAAGTCGCCTTAGCTCAAGCTGcggcagaagttgctcaagaACAGGCTACTGCTCAAGCTGCATCTGCAGCAGCAGCTAACCAACAAGCTGTTGCAAACGCACAGGCAGCCGCCAGCGCTCAGATTCAAGCCGCTAATGCTCAAGCTGAAGCCAGTGCTCAAGCTGTAGCTGCTGCTAACCAAGCCGCAACCACTCAAGCCGCAGTCAATGCAGCCAACGCAGCAAATGCAGCGGACGCCGCCGCTGCTGCACAAGCAGCAGCCGCTGCTCAAGCAGCTAACATTCAAGCCACAACCAACGCTCAAGCAGCCGCTATTGCTCAAGCCGCAATCGATGCCGCTAACGCAGCTAACGCAGCCAACGCAGCCAACGCAGCCAACGCAGCCAACGCAGCCAACGCAGCCAACGCAGCCAACGCAGCCAACGCAGCCAGCGCAGCCAACGCAGCCAACGCAGCCAACGCAGCCAATGCAGCTAGCGCAGCCAATGCAGCTAGCGCAGCCAACGCAGCCAACGCAGCCAACGCAGCCAACGCAATTAACGCAGCAAACGCCCAAACTGCAGCTAACGCTCAAGCAGCCAACGCTCAAGCGGCAGCCACTGCTGAAGCAAACGCCGAAGCAGCTGCATTGGCATCTGCCACGTCTGCATTCCCTGGATTACTCCAATTTCTGCAAAGCCTTGGATATGGTCCGGCATCAGCACCAggctcactagttttgccaagttTACCAGCGGCACCGGTGGTTGCACCCACTTCATCTGCTGCTACATCAATATCATCTGCAACTGCTCCAGGCTACCCCGGTGCTCCAGTTTCTGCGTCTACTACATCTAAATCAACATCTTTGACCAGTGCACCTGCTGGCCCAG GAGCACCAGTGACTACATCTACTGCAACTACATCAACATCTACAACCA GAGTTGCCCCAGGAGCAGGAGTTGCCCCAGTAGCAGGAGTTGCCCCAGTAGCAGGAGTTGCCCCAGTAGCAGGAGTAGCCCCAGGAGCAGGAGTTGCCCCAGGAGCAGGAGTTGCCCCAGTAGCAGGAGTAGCCCCAGGAGCAGGAGTTGCCCCAGGAGCAGGAGTTGCCCCAGTAGCAGGAGTTGCCCCAGGTGGCTCGTCTGCAGCCGTAGCTGCAAGCTCCGCTGCCATCGCTGCCGCTATTGCACAG GAAAATAATGCTGCTCAAGTGCTGGCCCAAGCTGAAGCTAACGAACAGCAAGCTCAAGCAGTTTACCAAGCCGCTATCACTGCTCTTCACCAAGCCCAAGCGGCAGCGCAAGCCGCATTCGCCGCCACCCAGCAGCCGAATGGAACAGCAGACATCACTGCTCTGAACGCTGCTCTTCAAGCTATTCAAACTGCCAACAACAATGTCAACAATGCTTCAGTACAG TTACATCAAGCACACCAAGCCTTAGCCCAGGCTCGCGTTGTGCAACGTCAAGCACAAACTGCTGTGATGAACGCTGTGTCCCTGCAAAAGCAAGCCGAACACAAGGCCGCGGCATCCCAAgctgctgccgccgccgccgctaccGCAGCCAGCCAGCaagccgccgccaccgccaccGCTCAAGCCCAAGCCGCACAGGCTCAAGCTCAAGCAGCTGCACAAGCTAACGCGGCAGCTCAg GCCGAGCAAATCGCCCAAGCTGATGCACAAGCCACAGCAGCTACTCTGGCGGCTGAACAGAACGCCGCTGCTGCTGCCACCGCTAACACCTCAGCCTCCGCTGGTGGTCTACAAGGATTCTTGGACTACCTTCAATCACTAGGATTCGGCGGATCAGCTGGAGCCAATGCTGCGGCCGGAACTGCCACAAGTCAGGGTACAGCGGGAGCGCCAGGATCACTGGGTGGTCTCTACGGAACCCAAGGCGCACCAGGAACCGTTCTTGGAGCGAATGGATTGGGAGGTGTTAACGGATTGGGAGGTGTTAACGGATTGGGCGGTGTAGgaggaccaaacggattgggAGGCGTTGGAGGAACTAACGGGTTAGGAGGCGTTGGAGCAGCTAACGGATTGGGAGGCCTTGGAAACGTTAATGGACTGGGAGGCTCTGGAGGTCTTGCAGGCCTTAATGGATTGGGAGGCGTTTCAGGGGTTAATGGATTGGGAAGCCTTTTAGGCCTTAACGGATTGGGAGGCGTTGGAGGAGCAAATGGATTGACAGGCGTTGTAGGAGCTAATGGCTTGGGAGGCCTTGGAGGCATTAATGCTGCATTAGGATTGACTGGCGGAGTAAATGGTGCATTGGAAAATATTGGAGGGTTGAACGCTGGAGGAGAATTGTCAGCCCTTGCAGGATTAAACCTTGGCGGTGTTGGTCTTGATGGCCTTAGCGGCATTGCAGGACTTGATGGTCTTACAGACCTTGTTGGCTTGGGAGGAGCTAATGATCTTTCAGGCCTTGGAAACCAAGGAGGAGTTAATGGTCTTGCCGGCCTTTTAGGCCTGAGTGCTAACGGAGCAAATGGAGGTGCTTTAACAATTGGAGCATTGGGTGGTGCGGCTGGTGGCCAGAATGTCCCGGTACCCACACAAACAGTTGCATCTCAAAGCACTGCAGGATCAACAGTTGTTTCTCAAGGACCAGGAGCGGTTGTTCCCGCAACAACAGGAGCAGCGCCTCTTGTAAATGATACACCAGCACAAGGAGGACTTTCAGGACTTTTGGCCTACTTGAGCTCATTGGGTCTACCGATCCCGGCATCATTGACCGCTGCAATTAACACATCTGGAGTAGCCCCTCTGCCTTTGACTCCAGCACCGGTCGCCCAGGGAGTTACCCCAGGAGTTACACCAGTACCAGTTGCCCCTGGAGCAACACCAGTACCTGTTTCCCCTGCTGTTTTACCAGTTCCTGGAATAGGACCAACATTTTTGAACCCTGGAGTTGCCCCAGCACCACCTGCCCCTGGTGCTTTACCCGTTCCTGGAACTGGACAAACATTTGTGAACCCTGGAGCACTTCCAGCACCTGTTGCCCCTGGAGTAGTCCCAGCACCACTTGCCCCTGTAGGAGCACCATTGCCACTTACCCAAGGAGTGGCTCCAGCACCAGTTGCCCCTGGACTAACCCCAGCACCAGTTGCCCCAGTAACAA GTACTTCAGCTACTTCAGCCTCGACTGTAACCTCAGCTGGACCAACCGGCATCAGCGcagccaccgccgccgccgccgcccaagTCAGGCAGGCTGTTGCagct GAACGCATAGCAGCAGCGCAAGTGGCGTCTGCCCAGGCCGTGGTCCGACAGGCCGCGGCGGCGTGCTCCGCGGCAGTGGTCGCAGCCCAGGCCGCCACCACCGCAGCAGCGCTTGAAGCAGCTCAAACCGGCTACATCACCGCTGTTGACCAG TATCACCAAGCCCAAACGAACCTGGCTCAGGCTCAAGCTACACTGCGTCAGGCAGCAGCAGCAGTCACAGCAGCAGTCACCAGTCAACTGCAAGCCTCAGCTCAGGCCTCAAGCGTAGCGCAAGCAGCAGCCAACGGAGCCGCCGCGGCCACCGCCATCCAGACCGACGCAGGGATCCAATCCAGCGTACAACAACTAGAGGCCAATGCGTCTGCTCAAGCCCAAGCAAGCGCCCAGCAAGCGGCTGCGGCAGCAACTGCTGAGGCGGCGGCAGAGACAGCTTTCGAACAGGCCACCGCGGCCGCTGCCGCCCAAGCAGCCGCCCAGAACGCAGCCAACCAAGCTGCAGCCAATGCCGCGGCCCAGGCCGCCACCACGGCCGCTGGACAGGCTGCCGTCGCACAAGCCCAGTCTACAGCTTCTGGACTATCTGCAGGAGGAGCTTACCCAGGAGTATCAGGAGCTTACACGGGAGCTCCAGGCACTTACGGAACAACACAAGGAGCTTACCCAGGAGCTGCAGGAGCTCTCGCTGGAGCAAACGCATACACCAGCTCTGTGCCCAGTGCATTCCCGGGAGCGGCCGTGCCCGGTGCACCTGCCCTCGCACCAGGAGCAGTAGGCAATGACTACCCATCAATTCTACCTTCTTTCGATGAGTACTTCAACGGCGGCGCCGCGTCTCTCTACCCTGGAGCGGGCTACCCCGGTACCGCAGGGATCGGAGGAGCCGGCTACCCAGGCTACTCTCTATATCCTGGCTCTGCCTACCCTGGTGCCAACACTGCCGCTGGATCCGCATCCTCCGCAGCCACCACTACTGGAGCAGGCTACCCGGGAGCACCTGGTACCGCTACATCCGCCGCCACTACTGCTACCACTGTTGGTGCCCCTGGTGCGCCCGCTGGATCCCCAGGTTTTGCCTACCCAGGAGCTCCTGGTACCACTGCATCAACAGCCACTGCTGCTTCTGCTGCTGCCACTTCTGGAGCACCAGCAGGCTACCCAGGAGCACCAGCAGGCTACCCAGGAGCACCTGCCACAGCTGCATCCGCCGCCACTGCCACTACCACTTCTGGTGCCGGCTACACAGGACCAGCCTACCCTGGAGCGTCTACAGCCGCCGCTGGATCCACCGCCACCACTAGTGCTGGTTACCCAGGAGCCGGAAGTGCTTATGCTTCTGCAAACTCATCTGCTGCAAGTCAGACCACTTCAG GTGTACCTCAGGTCTCATACGGATTATCAG AGTCACCTGAACAATGTACTTTGGTTATCATCAAGACTTGCAATACAG TAACCAACGCTGACGGAACACAGAATACTCAATGCACCACCAGAACCG aaCCGATCGGCGCCTGA